In one window of Methanoculleus chikugoensis DNA:
- a CDS encoding MATE family efflux transporter has protein sequence MPTSDSEDDTPSSSNQKETEGTKLLLADPKTAILRLSLPMMIAMTLMTLYNVVDAFWVAGLGADALAAVGFSFPLFIMTIGLASGLGTGGEAALARMIGARNRAGASSVAMHTILLMTVLAVVVTIPLFLFAQDIFVLMGAGDAVGLATEYARILFLGTFALLFGEVAYALMHGEGDAKRTMYAMAAGAVANIVLDPILIYGFDMGIAGAAWATILAEVIAAVPMVYWLFVKKDTYIALCFRGFSPDAGVVRDVLQVGLPAAAEQLALALMALILNGVIVLIASTDGVAVYSVGWRVVSIGLTPILAISSAVVAVTAATYGAHAYARMETALRFAARLGLGIGLGLAAATFVFAPLIAALFTAGDAAGIAPELTTYLRVMSLVYPMVGFGLFAASFFQGTGLGARSLTITLLQNIVLSILFAWIFATVLGLGLSGIWWGVAAGNAIGAALGYAWARRYSAGLQTHQLAAPTAA, from the coding sequence ATGCCGACAAGTGATTCAGAAGACGACACACCCTCAAGTAGTAACCAGAAAGAAACAGAAGGAACAAAGCTACTCCTCGCCGATCCGAAGACCGCGATCCTCCGGCTCTCCCTGCCGATGATGATCGCGATGACCCTCATGACCCTCTACAACGTCGTCGACGCGTTCTGGGTCGCGGGTCTCGGTGCAGACGCTCTTGCCGCCGTCGGGTTCTCATTCCCGCTCTTCATCATGACCATCGGGCTAGCGAGCGGCCTCGGAACCGGCGGAGAAGCGGCGCTCGCCCGGATGATCGGCGCCCGCAACAGGGCCGGCGCGAGCAGCGTTGCGATGCACACCATCCTCCTGATGACCGTGCTTGCTGTCGTCGTCACCATCCCGCTCTTCCTCTTTGCGCAAGACATCTTCGTCCTCATGGGAGCGGGCGACGCCGTCGGTCTCGCCACGGAATACGCACGGATCCTCTTCCTCGGGACGTTCGCCCTCCTCTTCGGCGAGGTCGCCTACGCGCTCATGCACGGCGAAGGCGATGCAAAGCGGACGATGTACGCCATGGCGGCGGGAGCGGTGGCGAACATCGTCCTCGACCCGATCCTGATCTATGGATTCGATATGGGGATCGCCGGCGCAGCCTGGGCGACCATCCTCGCGGAGGTCATCGCCGCCGTCCCGATGGTCTACTGGCTCTTCGTGAAGAAAGATACCTACATCGCGCTCTGCTTCCGGGGTTTCTCCCCGGACGCCGGAGTCGTACGGGACGTCCTGCAGGTCGGTCTCCCCGCAGCAGCCGAGCAGCTGGCACTCGCCCTGATGGCCCTGATCTTGAACGGCGTCATCGTTCTCATAGCGAGCACCGACGGCGTCGCCGTCTACTCGGTCGGGTGGCGGGTCGTGAGCATCGGCCTGACGCCGATCCTTGCCATATCGTCGGCGGTGGTCGCGGTCACCGCCGCCACCTACGGGGCACATGCGTACGCACGGATGGAGACCGCACTTCGGTTCGCCGCACGGCTCGGTCTTGGGATCGGTCTCGGGCTTGCCGCGGCCACGTTCGTCTTCGCCCCCCTGATTGCCGCACTCTTCACGGCGGGCGACGCCGCCGGGATCGCTCCCGAGCTGACGACCTACCTCCGGGTCATGAGCCTCGTCTACCCCATGGTCGGGTTCGGGCTCTTCGCGGCGTCGTTCTTCCAGGGGACGGGCCTTGGAGCACGGTCTCTTACGATCACGCTTCTGCAGAACATCGTCCTATCCATCCTCTTTGCCTGGATATTTGCAACCGTTCTCGGGCTCGGCCTCTCCGGCATCTGGTGGGGAGTTGCCGCAGGAAACGCGATCGGCGCGGCGCTCGGGTATGCCTGGGCGCGCCGGTACTCGGCAGGGCTCCAGACCCATCAGCTGGCTGCGCCGACAGCGGCGTGA
- a CDS encoding ribonuclease III domain-containing protein, whose amino-acid sequence MHRWLTWNLPGIEGRLTTLREDLVRETSALPPGESGKFGRWVREIETVFAKAAVITGTVQPEVEADLGYSLGDREQFVIAMFRPSTRNLFDEIAEDARSGGWCTLTDAELRDLAHLHEAAGALAWIGDAALKIGLLPAIWDQEIANAGNLTENRKAYDRNSNLALLCDRWSLYEHRIHFDAEIPRSARTINHAKGTLVESVFGILFLREGLKGVASATELLRPPPPRRR is encoded by the coding sequence ATGCACCGCTGGCTTACGTGGAACCTGCCGGGGATCGAGGGGCGGCTCACAACGCTCAGGGAGGATCTCGTGCGGGAGACCTCGGCGCTCCCTCCGGGAGAGAGCGGAAAGTTCGGGCGCTGGGTCCGGGAGATCGAGACCGTCTTCGCGAAGGCGGCCGTGATCACGGGGACGGTGCAGCCGGAGGTCGAGGCGGACCTCGGCTACTCGCTCGGGGATCGCGAGCAGTTCGTCATCGCCATGTTCCGGCCGAGCACCCGCAACCTCTTCGACGAGATCGCGGAGGATGCCCGGAGCGGCGGCTGGTGCACCCTCACCGATGCCGAACTCCGGGATCTTGCGCACCTCCATGAGGCAGCCGGGGCGCTCGCGTGGATCGGCGATGCTGCCCTGAAGATAGGCCTTCTGCCCGCCATCTGGGATCAGGAGATCGCAAATGCAGGGAACCTGACCGAGAACCGGAAGGCATACGACCGGAACTCGAACCTCGCCCTGCTCTGCGACCGCTGGAGCCTCTACGAGCACCGGATTCACTTCGATGCGGAGATCCCGAGGAGCGCACGAACGATCAACCACGCCAAGGGGACGCTGGTCGAATCGGTCTTCGGGATTCTCTTCCTCAGGGAGGGGCTGAAAGGAGTCGCATCCGCAACGGAACTCCTCAGGCCGCCTCCCCCGCGGCGGCGGTGA
- a CDS encoding geranylgeranyl reductase family protein, which produces MQDRCDVIVVGAGPAGSTAARYAAKSGLDVLLIDKRRVIGVPVCCGEFNASVAILASVLPNAPGLDELFPIDSRLIRREIREAVAVSPGGREYEFELPGYTVDRDVFDRHLADAAVREGAVLSPDTKFLGREGGRVTTSRGDIEARVVVAADGPLSRVCRSAGMERSAVLAPAITCRVDGEFGDRLKFFFGNRIAPGGYAWVFPKPGCANVGLGVQKRGTPVPVLLRSFLASNGFSARDVQAGFVPVSGPIRETVRGNVLAVGDAAGHVVASNGGGIATAMICGRLAGLAVADHLLRGEPLAAYEREWRSAIGRELLAAARTKRLADRVLGSDFLLERTMRLLGGRGIADVVIYGGLRKAHALRE; this is translated from the coding sequence ATGCAAGACCGGTGCGATGTGATCGTCGTCGGAGCAGGGCCTGCCGGCAGCACCGCCGCACGGTATGCGGCAAAATCGGGGCTCGACGTCCTCCTGATCGATAAGCGGAGGGTGATCGGCGTCCCTGTCTGCTGCGGGGAGTTCAACGCCTCTGTGGCGATCCTTGCGAGTGTGCTCCCGAACGCCCCCGGGCTCGACGAACTCTTCCCCATCGATTCCCGGCTGATCCGGCGGGAGATCCGGGAGGCCGTCGCCGTCTCCCCCGGCGGCCGGGAATACGAGTTCGAGCTCCCCGGTTACACCGTCGACAGGGACGTGTTCGACCGGCATCTCGCGGATGCGGCCGTTCGCGAGGGTGCCGTGCTCTCGCCGGATACAAAGTTCCTCGGCCGGGAAGGCGGCCGGGTAACAACCAGCCGGGGCGATATCGAGGCTCGCGTCGTCGTCGCCGCGGACGGCCCGCTCTCCCGCGTATGCCGCTCGGCCGGGATGGAACGGAGCGCCGTGCTCGCCCCCGCCATAACCTGCCGGGTCGACGGGGAGTTCGGCGACCGTCTGAAGTTCTTCTTCGGGAACCGCATCGCCCCCGGAGGGTATGCATGGGTCTTCCCGAAGCCGGGGTGCGCAAACGTCGGGCTCGGCGTGCAGAAGAGGGGCACCCCGGTCCCGGTTCTCCTGAGATCGTTCCTCGCGAGCAACGGTTTCTCCGCCCGCGACGTCCAGGCCGGGTTCGTGCCTGTCTCCGGGCCCATAAGGGAGACCGTCCGTGGAAACGTCCTCGCCGTCGGCGACGCCGCGGGCCACGTCGTCGCGTCCAACGGTGGAGGGATCGCGACCGCGATGATCTGCGGGCGGCTTGCCGGGCTTGCGGTGGCGGACCACCTGCTCCGCGGCGAGCCCCTCGCGGCCTACGAGCGGGAGTGGCGTTCGGCGATAGGCCGGGAACTCCTCGCCGCAGCAAGGACGAAGAGGCTGGCCGACCGGGTCCTCGGCTCGGACTTCCTCCTCGAGCGGACGATGCGTCTCCTCGGCGGCCGCGGCATTGCAGACGTCGTCATCTACGGTGGTCTCCGAAAGGCTCATGCTCTACGGGAGTGA
- a CDS encoding fasciclin domain-containing protein encodes MNYALFISVLAIGAAVLICGCMGLPGDGDRNQTNETPVGENLTVGEVLARDGNFSVFVRALDAAGLGGTLAGPGPYTVFAPTDEAFSRIPETAMAELIDDPKGILAETLLYHMAPGRYTAAGIAANDTVPTVQGSPIAVDAAGESVTVNGARIVRRDIPAANGVIHAIDAVMIPPDVILLPADETVANVTENETAVNVTENVTG; translated from the coding sequence ATGAACTATGCGCTGTTCATATCCGTTCTGGCTATCGGGGCGGCGGTTCTCATCTGCGGCTGCATGGGCCTGCCGGGAGACGGCGACCGGAACCAGACGAACGAGACGCCGGTCGGCGAGAACCTGACGGTCGGCGAGGTGCTGGCCCGGGACGGCAACTTCTCGGTGTTTGTCCGGGCGCTCGATGCCGCCGGACTCGGGGGGACGCTCGCCGGACCGGGGCCCTACACCGTCTTCGCGCCGACGGACGAGGCGTTCAGCCGGATCCCGGAGACCGCGATGGCAGAACTCATCGACGACCCGAAGGGCATCCTCGCCGAGACCCTGCTCTACCACATGGCCCCGGGGAGGTATACGGCAGCCGGGATTGCTGCAAACGATACCGTTCCAACCGTCCAGGGCAGTCCGATCGCCGTCGACGCCGCCGGCGAGAGCGTGACGGTGAACGGCGCAAGGATAGTCCGGAGAGATATCCCTGCCGCGAACGGCGTCATCCATGCCATCGATGCGGTCATGATCCCGCCTGACGTGATCCTATTGCCGGCAGACGAGACCGTCGCGAACGTGACGGAGAATGAGACCGCTGTGAATGTGACGGAGAACGTGACCGGGTGA
- a CDS encoding ATP cone domain-containing protein codes for MIELVDVVKADGRREPFVREKVIVSALKSGAPPQEARAIGEAVERIVYDGMPSGEIRRRVLEQLHDRNPEWEENWLVYDRAVKKRGAATVGVPAR; via the coding sequence GTGATTGAACTGGTCGATGTGGTCAAGGCCGACGGCAGGAGAGAACCGTTCGTGCGGGAGAAGGTGATCGTGAGCGCGCTGAAGTCGGGAGCGCCGCCACAGGAGGCAAGGGCGATCGGCGAAGCCGTCGAACGGATCGTCTACGACGGGATGCCTTCCGGCGAGATCCGGCGGCGGGTGCTCGAGCAGCTCCATGACCGGAATCCGGAGTGGGAAGAGAACTGGCTCGTGTACGACCGCGCCGTGAAGAAACGCGGGGCGGCGACCGTGGGAGTGCCTGCCCGCTGA
- a CDS encoding MBL fold metallo-hydrolase has protein sequence MSSTRYLICIALCACTVACLITAGCSAPSGQPEIGSDLSGDLVVHFIDVGQGDSILVEFRDKTMLIDAGERGMGERVIAYLEERNVERIDVVVATHAHTDHIGGLADVISAYPVGRFVDAAQPHPTATYENLLALVEDLGIPYTAAERGQTVALDPDLEILILNPAAEPIGEVNQDSVVLKVTYNEISYLFMGDAEKPAEKSMMEAGLDLDADVLKVGHHASRYASSAEFLSAVSPAISVISVGAGNDYGHPHEEAVERIEATGSRIYRTDLDGTVIVATDGTALTVAAGEAPAATVTAGATTVPATAAPTTPAPSSGVYIADLDLREEWIAVANGDPAAVNLTGWTIADEGMRNTYTFPVFTLDPGAGVTVHSGAGNDTATDLYWGRGSPVWNNDGDLATLADANGTVVSTLER, from the coding sequence ATGTCGTCCACACGATACCTGATCTGTATCGCACTCTGTGCATGCACCGTCGCCTGCCTCATCACCGCAGGCTGTTCCGCCCCCTCCGGGCAGCCGGAGATCGGCTCCGATCTCTCCGGCGATCTCGTCGTCCACTTCATCGACGTCGGGCAGGGGGACTCGATCCTGGTCGAGTTCCGCGATAAGACGATGCTCATCGACGCCGGCGAGCGCGGGATGGGGGAGCGCGTCATCGCGTATCTCGAGGAGCGGAACGTCGAGCGGATCGACGTGGTCGTGGCGACCCATGCGCACACCGATCACATCGGCGGCCTTGCCGATGTCATCTCCGCCTACCCGGTCGGCCGGTTCGTCGACGCCGCGCAGCCGCACCCGACTGCGACCTACGAGAACCTGCTTGCCCTGGTCGAAGACCTGGGGATACCCTACACCGCAGCGGAGCGCGGGCAGACGGTTGCCCTCGATCCCGACCTCGAGATCCTGATCCTGAACCCGGCCGCGGAGCCGATCGGCGAGGTCAACCAGGACTCGGTCGTCCTGAAGGTCACCTACAACGAGATCTCCTACCTCTTCATGGGCGATGCCGAGAAGCCCGCGGAGAAGAGCATGATGGAGGCCGGCCTCGACCTCGATGCCGACGTCCTGAAGGTCGGTCACCATGCGAGCCGGTACGCATCCTCAGCGGAGTTCCTCTCCGCGGTCAGCCCCGCGATCAGCGTCATTTCGGTCGGCGCGGGGAACGACTACGGCCACCCCCACGAGGAAGCGGTCGAACGCATCGAGGCGACCGGTTCGCGCATCTACCGGACCGACCTTGACGGGACGGTCATCGTCGCCACCGACGGCACGGCGCTCACCGTTGCGGCCGGCGAGGCACCCGCCGCCACCGTGACGGCCGGGGCAACGACCGTTCCCGCGACGGCGGCCCCGACGACGCCCGCCCCCTCGTCCGGTGTTTACATCGCCGATCTCGATCTCCGGGAGGAGTGGATCGCCGTCGCGAACGGTGATCCGGCAGCGGTCAACCTTACCGGCTGGACGATTGCCGACGAGGGGATGCGCAACACCTACACCTTCCCGGTCTTCACGCTCGATCCGGGCGCCGGTGTCACCGTCCACTCCGGGGCGGGCAACGACACCGCGACCGACCTCTACTGGGGCCGGGGAAGCCCGGTCTGGAACAACGACGGCGACCTCGCCACGCTTGCCGACGCGAACGGCACCGTCGTCAGCACCCTGGAGCGGTGA
- a CDS encoding DUF3006 domain-containing protein, which produces MAEDESAFRVSLDRVEEGLAVLLLREDESVRFTLPRSLLPPGAREGDILEVAIRRDVAATEEARRRVAERIARLRAKHED; this is translated from the coding sequence ATGGCGGAGGATGAGTCGGCCTTCCGGGTGAGCCTCGATCGCGTCGAGGAGGGCCTTGCCGTCCTCCTCCTCCGCGAGGACGAGTCAGTCCGGTTCACGCTCCCCCGCTCCCTCCTTCCACCCGGTGCCCGGGAGGGCGATATCCTGGAGGTTGCAATCCGCCGGGACGTTGCGGCGACGGAGGAGGCGAGACGGCGCGTGGCGGAGAGGATCGCGCGGCTGCGGGCGAAGCACGAAGACTGA
- a CDS encoding thioredoxin-like domain-containing protein, with protein sequence MTPIAAPDFPPDLEWHNVDRPSVVRDLTGRVVLLSFLTFTCSNCMRLAPDLRRLEERHPGLVVVEVHYPGFESAAVAGNFREAVRRAGLEHPVAIDRERRLWQAFGIQDWPTFVLIDPGGNVVGKTAAEGLYGRLSPKIDRMTVEFGAQGLIERGQLSPGAARETDLYRPGKIAADNVGMRLFISDTGHHRIVVAGADGKILETIGSGAAGNTDGSFGEAGFYLPEGLIFDEEESVLYVADTGNHTIRRVSWTEREVATIAGTGLAAPSPGGPGTETALNAPRDLALLGGHLYIAMAGANQIWRMDLATREVEPYAGSGREGLADGPLGKAAFTGPASIVTDGEALYIADSGASAIRRIKRGMVETRIGHAPDDFGDLDTIARMARIHHPTGIAYRDGSLYIADTGNNKIKQFDLETGWVLTRAGDGDRGDRDGLSGDARLNEPGGLADLGGLWYIADTGNHTVRVYDPVHHVVSTLTLWK encoded by the coding sequence ATGACACCGATAGCCGCGCCTGATTTCCCTCCCGATCTCGAGTGGCATAACGTCGACCGCCCTTCCGTCGTCCGCGATCTCACCGGCAGGGTGGTGCTGCTCTCCTTCTTGACGTTCACCTGTTCGAACTGTATGCGACTGGCACCGGATCTCCGGCGGCTCGAGGAGAGGCATCCCGGGCTGGTGGTCGTCGAAGTGCATTACCCCGGGTTTGAATCCGCCGCGGTCGCCGGGAACTTCCGGGAGGCCGTGCGCCGCGCCGGGCTGGAGCATCCCGTCGCCATCGACCGCGAACGCCGGCTCTGGCAGGCCTTCGGGATCCAGGACTGGCCGACCTTCGTCCTCATCGACCCGGGAGGAAACGTGGTCGGGAAGACCGCCGCCGAAGGGCTCTACGGGAGGCTCAGCCCGAAGATCGATCGGATGACGGTAGAGTTCGGAGCGCAGGGTCTGATCGAGAGAGGACAGTTGTCGCCGGGAGCCGCACGGGAGACGGACCTGTATCGTCCCGGAAAAATTGCCGCGGACAACGTCGGGATGCGTCTCTTCATAAGCGATACCGGCCATCACCGGATCGTCGTCGCCGGCGCTGACGGAAAGATCCTGGAGACGATCGGCTCCGGGGCTGCCGGGAACACCGACGGATCGTTCGGTGAAGCCGGATTCTACCTGCCGGAGGGTCTTATATTCGACGAGGAGGAGAGCGTCCTCTATGTCGCGGATACCGGAAACCACACGATCCGCCGGGTCTCCTGGACGGAGCGGGAGGTCGCGACGATCGCCGGGACGGGCCTTGCCGCCCCGTCGCCCGGCGGGCCGGGCACCGAGACCGCGCTGAACGCACCGCGGGATCTCGCGCTGCTCGGCGGCCATCTCTACATCGCGATGGCGGGGGCGAACCAGATCTGGCGAATGGATCTCGCCACCCGTGAGGTGGAGCCATATGCCGGGTCGGGCCGGGAGGGGCTGGCCGACGGGCCGCTCGGAAAGGCCGCCTTCACCGGGCCTGCCAGCATCGTCACCGACGGCGAGGCGCTCTACATCGCCGACAGCGGGGCTTCGGCGATCCGCCGCATCAAGCGGGGGATGGTCGAGACCCGCATCGGGCACGCCCCGGACGATTTCGGCGATCTCGACACCATCGCCCGGATGGCGCGCATCCATCACCCGACAGGCATCGCCTACAGGGACGGGTCGCTCTATATCGCCGACACCGGCAACAACAAGATCAAGCAGTTCGACCTTGAGACCGGGTGGGTCCTCACCCGGGCAGGGGACGGCGACCGCGGCGACCGGGACGGGCTCTCGGGTGACGCAAGGCTGAACGAGCCGGGCGGTCTCGCCGATCTCGGGGGGCTCTGGTATATCGCCGATACCGGCAACCACACCGTCAGGGTCTACGACCCGGTTCACCATGTCGTCTCGACCCTGACGCTCTGGAAATAG
- a CDS encoding UbiA family prenyltransferase, producing MFGFAKCPNPVQPAGQIVAHLVVYSSLYTAAMMAAMVYLSCLLQGFPFDPVAAAILVLVVFAVYNLNRKTDEGEDAVNHTERYSFTKRYETILFRSAIFAFILAFCLSALRGFGSLLITTIPLVAGIVYSVPLFPARFGFRRLKEVPFMKSLIVAFSWTLPATLLPICHAGLSAGAATGIVGVFFLVQTFTNTVVYDIRDVEGDVASGVRTIPTILGPQRTLLLLTAVNITVGAALVLAGGFLLDLYPVLLLAAGTVYAQGYLLCFQRLGTEKLFFELFTDGEFILLAAVLYLLTLAVPHLPA from the coding sequence ATGTTCGGATTTGCAAAATGCCCCAACCCTGTTCAGCCAGCCGGTCAGATCGTCGCCCATCTGGTCGTATACAGTTCCCTGTATACCGCTGCCATGATGGCGGCGATGGTATACCTCTCGTGCCTCCTGCAAGGTTTTCCCTTCGATCCGGTTGCGGCGGCGATCCTGGTGCTCGTCGTATTCGCCGTTTACAACCTCAACCGCAAGACCGACGAGGGCGAGGATGCCGTTAACCATACGGAACGCTACTCGTTCACAAAGAGATATGAAACCATCCTCTTCCGTTCTGCAATCTTCGCATTCATCCTCGCTTTCTGCCTTTCGGCCCTCCGGGGGTTCGGCAGCCTGCTCATCACGACCATTCCCCTGGTCGCCGGAATCGTCTACAGCGTCCCGCTCTTTCCCGCTCGCTTCGGGTTCCGGCGACTGAAAGAAGTGCCGTTCATGAAAAGCCTGATCGTGGCGTTTTCCTGGACGCTCCCCGCGACACTCCTGCCGATCTGCCACGCAGGCCTTTCTGCGGGCGCCGCCACGGGCATCGTAGGCGTCTTTTTCCTCGTACAGACCTTCACGAATACGGTAGTCTACGATATCCGTGACGTGGAAGGGGATGTTGCGTCTGGAGTCAGGACGATCCCGACGATCCTCGGCCCCCAAAGGACGCTCCTTCTCCTCACGGCGGTGAACATAACCGTCGGAGCCGCGCTGGTGCTTGCCGGCGGGTTCCTGCTGGATCTCTATCCGGTGCTGTTGCTGGCTGCGGGTACGGTCTACGCCCAGGGTTATCTCCTGTGCTTTCAGCGGTTAGGAACAGAAAAACTCTTCTTCGAGTTGTTTACCGATGGAGAGTTCATCCTGCTGGCCGCTGTCCTCTACCTGCTCACCCTTGCAGTTCCGCATCTCCCGGCATGA
- a CDS encoding helix-turn-helix transcriptional regulator produces the protein MKEVSPLEIYNEFHDDIQAIFRSRLQTQVMIALGSGSKPLSTLREITGSSSQALIPKIRQLEALHYVESVRGDYALTPMGRLVEPKIGRAVALMGVLQRHRDFWVEHEIEGIPLEFLNEIEHLYHTEVVRNIEEDVFAVYASFQAILRKASWIHSVSSITSPLLADEVKVTVMEGRPAELIVTGELARRLDDEPYRTMLEPLTGHENFKMYTSSSPIRLGLTVTNGYLSLGLYRRDTGKYDATTDLVGTDAAAVSWGERLFQHYKADAKALEIPQ, from the coding sequence ATGAAAGAAGTATCTCCCCTTGAGATCTATAACGAGTTCCACGACGACATCCAGGCAATCTTCCGGTCGAGACTGCAGACGCAGGTGATGATTGCCCTCGGCAGCGGGAGCAAACCGCTCTCGACCCTTCGCGAGATCACGGGGAGTTCATCGCAGGCGCTTATCCCGAAGATCCGGCAACTCGAAGCCCTGCATTACGTCGAATCGGTGCGGGGCGACTATGCGCTCACCCCTATGGGCAGGCTCGTCGAACCAAAGATCGGACGGGCGGTTGCGCTCATGGGGGTGCTCCAACGCCACCGGGACTTCTGGGTCGAACACGAGATCGAGGGCATACCCCTTGAGTTTCTGAACGAGATTGAACACCTGTATCATACGGAAGTGGTAAGGAACATCGAAGAGGATGTCTTCGCCGTGTATGCAAGTTTTCAAGCCATACTCAGGAAAGCATCGTGGATCCACAGCGTATCATCGATCACGAGTCCACTCCTTGCGGATGAGGTTAAGGTTACCGTCATGGAGGGCAGGCCCGCGGAACTCATCGTCACCGGAGAACTTGCCCGGAGGCTGGACGACGAGCCGTACAGAACCATGCTGGAACCCCTGACCGGGCATGAAAACTTCAAGATGTATACCTCTTCTTCGCCGATTCGCCTGGGATTGACGGTAACCAACGGGTACCTGTCGTTGGGCCTGTATAGGCGCGATACAGGGAAATATGACGCCACCACGGATCTCGTCGGCACCGATGCAGCGGCGGTCTCCTGGGGCGAGCGACTCTTCCAGCACTACAAAGCGGACGCTAAAGCACTGGAGATACCCCAGTAG